One window of the Streptomyces asoensis genome contains the following:
- a CDS encoding isocitrate lyase/PEP mutase family protein, whose product MRAHRATSNPFADLHRADTPLLLPNAWDHASAMAMAGKGFRAIGTTSLAVAAAVGLPDGASATRDETLRLALVLGSQPFLLSVDAESGFSDDPDEVGEFARQLVAVGAVGINLEDALGSADRHAAKIAAVKAAAPGLFVNARTDTYWLGEHGGGHGEHGVRGGAETLSRLDAYQQAGADGAFVPGLTDAREIAALVARLDVPLNILYSPTGPTVPQLGDLGVSRISLGSFLYRRAMGAALDALDEVREGRKPGGRTPTYEDIQKTGADVARHV is encoded by the coding sequence ATGCGTGCACACAGGGCGACCTCGAACCCCTTCGCCGACCTTCACCGCGCCGATACCCCCCTCCTCCTGCCCAACGCCTGGGACCATGCCTCCGCGATGGCCATGGCGGGAAAAGGCTTCCGGGCGATCGGCACCACGAGTCTCGCGGTGGCGGCGGCCGTGGGGCTGCCGGACGGTGCGTCGGCGACTCGCGACGAAACCCTACGGCTCGCGCTGGTTCTGGGTTCACAACCGTTTCTCCTGTCTGTCGACGCGGAAAGCGGTTTCAGCGACGATCCCGACGAGGTGGGCGAGTTCGCCCGTCAGCTTGTGGCGGTGGGCGCGGTCGGTATCAACCTGGAGGATGCCCTGGGGTCGGCCGACCGGCACGCAGCGAAGATCGCCGCGGTCAAGGCTGCCGCGCCAGGCCTCTTCGTCAACGCCCGTACGGACACGTACTGGCTCGGTGAACACGGCGGCGGACATGGCGAACACGGCGTACGCGGTGGAGCCGAAACGCTGTCCCGCCTCGACGCCTATCAACAGGCGGGCGCGGACGGGGCCTTCGTTCCGGGGCTGACCGATGCGCGCGAGATCGCCGCGCTCGTCGCACGACTGGACGTTCCCCTCAACATCCTCTACTCGCCGACCGGCCCCACGGTCCCCCAACTCGGCGATCTGGGGGTGAGCCGCATCAGCCTCGGCTCGTTTCTGTACCGGCGAGCGATGGGCGCGGCGCTCGACGCGCTGGACGAGGTCCGTGAGGGACGTAAGCCAGGTGGTCGTACGCCGACGTACGAGGACATACAGAAAACGGGCGCTGACGTGGCACGCCACGTCTGA
- a CDS encoding TetR/AcrR family transcriptional regulator yields the protein MPRVGLTTDRLVEAAAELADEVGFDNVSISALARRFGVKDASLYSHVRNLRELRTRLALLVGGEMIDRIAVAVVGLAGKDALVAFAGAYREYALRHPGRYAATQIQIDQGIDRELAAESPAPRRTAEITYGMLRAYDLDEPDLTDAVRLLRSTFHGYCTLEAAGGFGAPRDVQRSWDKAIDALHMALTHWPRETDTGGADS from the coding sequence ATGCCACGAGTCGGCCTGACCACCGACCGCCTCGTCGAAGCCGCCGCGGAGCTGGCCGACGAGGTCGGTTTCGACAACGTCAGCATTTCGGCGCTGGCCCGACGGTTCGGAGTCAAGGACGCGAGCCTGTACTCGCACGTCAGGAACCTCCGGGAACTACGGACAAGGCTCGCGCTGCTGGTCGGCGGCGAGATGATCGACCGGATCGCCGTGGCCGTCGTGGGCCTCGCCGGCAAGGATGCGCTGGTCGCCTTCGCCGGGGCGTATCGGGAGTACGCCCTCCGGCACCCGGGCCGGTACGCCGCCACCCAGATCCAGATCGACCAGGGGATCGACCGAGAACTGGCCGCCGAGTCCCCCGCTCCGCGCCGGACCGCCGAGATCACCTACGGGATGCTCCGCGCCTACGACCTCGACGAACCCGACCTCACCGACGCCGTCCGTCTGTTGCGCAGCACCTTTCACGGGTACTGCACGCTGGAGGCCGCCGGCGGCTTCGGTGCGCCCCGGGACGTGCAGCGGTCGTGGGACAAGGCGATCGACGCCCTGCACATGGCCCTGACCCACTGGCCGCGGGAGACCGACACCGGCGGCGCCGACAGCTGA
- a CDS encoding CatB-related O-acetyltransferase has protein sequence MPVPADPTVLHPMPEQPRVVLLRALVKSPLIEVGEYTYYDDPEDATAFETRNVLYHYGPEKLVIGRFCALGTGVRFLMNGANHRMDGPSTFPFPTMGGSWSEHFDLLTGLPNRGDTVVGNDVWFGYGTTVMPGVRIGHGAIIGAGSVVTADVPDYGIVGGNPARLIRTRYSETDVARLLAVAWWDWPAELITDQVRTIMSGSVDDLEAAAPSSAAPHTASPETASPETAFPDISTRGPA, from the coding sequence ATGCCTGTGCCCGCCGACCCCACCGTCCTGCACCCCATGCCCGAGCAACCACGGGTCGTGCTGCTCAGGGCGCTGGTGAAGTCCCCGCTGATCGAAGTCGGGGAGTACACGTACTACGACGATCCCGAAGACGCCACCGCGTTCGAGACGCGCAACGTGCTCTACCACTACGGTCCGGAGAAGCTGGTCATCGGCAGGTTCTGCGCGCTGGGAACCGGAGTGCGGTTCCTCATGAACGGCGCCAACCACCGCATGGACGGCCCCTCCACCTTCCCCTTCCCCACCATGGGCGGTTCCTGGTCCGAGCACTTCGACCTGCTCACCGGCCTGCCGAACCGCGGGGACACCGTGGTCGGCAACGACGTGTGGTTCGGTTACGGCACGACGGTGATGCCCGGCGTCCGGATCGGACACGGCGCGATCATCGGCGCCGGGTCCGTGGTCACCGCCGACGTGCCGGACTACGGGATCGTCGGCGGCAACCCGGCCCGTCTCATCCGCACCCGCTACAGCGAAACGGACGTCGCCCGGCTGCTGGCGGTCGCCTGGTGGGACTGGCCCGCCGAGCTCATCACCGACCAGGTACGGACGATCATGTCCGGCAGCGTCGACGACCTGGAAGCCGCCGCGCCGAGCTCCGCAGCCCCGCACACGGCTTCCCCGGAAACCGCTTCCCCGGAAACAGCTTTCCCGGACATATCCACACGAGGGCCTGCCTAG
- a CDS encoding jacalin-like lectin: protein MRRLIGTLAAGVLALTGLTATAAAPAQAATAATSGTFNVLTYNVAGLPEGLSSGHPATNTPLISPRLAAYDIINVQEDFNYHAALYAGDNHPYRTATSGGAGIGDGLNTLSDYAFEDFERVRWSDCTGTNCLTPKGFTLSRVRLAEGVFVDLYNVHTNADDSDDALAARRANIEQLSDFIQANSSGNAVLVMGDTNTRYTRAGDNIRTLVDENGLTDAWVQRVKGGTRPTQGTDALLCPTTAPTNDCEVVDKVFYRGSRLLSLNATRYNNEWASFLDSAGGNLSDHFPHTVDFSYTLNSALRAGDFFGGPHGTAFNDADDLPATPAPRTLTLRGGTRLDAVALAHDGGTTLTHGGTGGTATSLTLATGEHLTSVKLTQGQDGRTRIFSAAFTTDKSRTLSSGTATSDAITFTAPSGWQIVGFTGRAGDEVDKLGVLYAPIS, encoded by the coding sequence ATGAGACGACTCATCGGCACCCTGGCGGCCGGCGTCCTGGCCCTGACCGGCCTCACCGCGACCGCCGCAGCCCCCGCCCAGGCGGCCACCGCCGCCACGTCCGGCACCTTCAACGTCCTGACGTACAACGTCGCGGGTCTGCCCGAGGGCCTCAGCTCCGGCCACCCGGCGACCAACACCCCCCTGATCTCACCGCGGTTGGCGGCGTACGACATCATCAACGTCCAGGAGGACTTCAACTACCACGCGGCGCTCTACGCGGGGGACAACCACCCGTACCGCACCGCGACCAGTGGCGGCGCGGGCATAGGCGACGGCCTCAACACCCTCTCGGACTACGCCTTCGAGGACTTCGAGCGGGTGCGCTGGAGCGACTGCACGGGAACCAACTGCCTGACGCCCAAGGGTTTCACGCTGTCCCGGGTCCGGTTGGCCGAGGGCGTCTTCGTGGACCTCTACAACGTGCACACCAACGCGGACGACTCGGACGACGCACTGGCCGCCCGCCGCGCCAACATCGAGCAGCTGTCGGACTTCATCCAGGCGAACTCGTCCGGCAACGCGGTGCTCGTGATGGGTGACACCAACACGCGCTACACCCGCGCCGGGGACAACATCCGCACCCTCGTCGACGAGAACGGCCTGACGGACGCGTGGGTACAGCGGGTGAAGGGCGGAACGCGGCCCACGCAGGGCACGGACGCGCTGCTGTGCCCGACGACCGCGCCGACCAACGACTGCGAGGTCGTGGACAAGGTCTTCTACCGGGGCAGCAGGCTCCTGAGCCTGAACGCAACCCGTTACAACAACGAGTGGGCGTCGTTCCTGGACTCCGCCGGCGGCAACCTGTCGGACCACTTCCCGCACACGGTCGACTTTTCCTACACCCTCAACTCGGCGTTGCGGGCCGGTGACTTCTTCGGCGGCCCGCACGGTACCGCGTTCAACGACGCGGACGACCTGCCCGCCACCCCGGCCCCTCGCACGCTGACCCTGCGGGGTGGCACCCGCCTCGACGCGGTGGCGCTGGCCCACGACGGCGGTACGACCCTCACCCACGGCGGCACGGGCGGCACGGCGACATCACTGACGCTGGCGACGGGCGAACACCTCACGTCGGTGAAGCTGACACAGGGTCAGGACGGTCGTACCCGGATTTTCTCGGCGGCGTTCACGACCGACAAGAGCCGCACACTGTCCTCGGGCACGGCGACGAGCGACGCCATCACCTTCACGGCCCCGTCGGGCTGGCAGATCGTCGGGTTCACGGGCCGCGCGGGCGACGAGGTGGACAAGCTGGGCGTGCTGTACGCGCCGATCAGCTGA
- a CDS encoding ABC transporter permease — protein MPLKAVRLAWRITRLNFRAQLEYRSEFLMMVAIGAVWQVSVIVFATVLLTRFSGMGGWDSSDVLLIPATRMLAHGLFVLFLGRMHGIGYFIQEGQIDVCLVRPLPVHLQVQLRVFPTNAIGDLTVAVGLMVAALGRSHLDWSAGRISYLVAAVLGGMLLEAALFTAVASAALRFPTADYWGRWLEELLGTFGSYPLNVLPKAVGGLLTYGLPLAFVAYFPAAVLTGHGHSTGVPYWLAAASPVLGLLAYLGSRLLWRWSLGHYTGVNG, from the coding sequence ATGCCCTTGAAAGCCGTACGCCTCGCATGGCGCATCACACGTCTCAACTTCCGCGCCCAGCTGGAATACCGTTCCGAGTTCCTGATGATGGTCGCGATCGGCGCCGTCTGGCAGGTCTCGGTGATCGTGTTCGCGACCGTGCTGCTGACCCGCTTCAGCGGGATGGGCGGCTGGGACAGCTCGGACGTACTGCTCATCCCGGCGACCCGGATGCTCGCCCACGGTCTGTTCGTCCTCTTCCTGGGACGCATGCACGGAATCGGTTACTTCATCCAGGAAGGCCAGATCGACGTCTGCCTGGTGCGGCCCCTGCCGGTGCATCTCCAGGTCCAGCTGCGCGTGTTTCCCACCAACGCCATCGGCGATCTGACCGTCGCCGTGGGACTGATGGTGGCGGCACTCGGCCGCAGTCACCTCGACTGGAGCGCGGGCCGGATCTCGTACCTGGTCGCGGCCGTGCTCGGCGGCATGCTGCTGGAGGCCGCCCTGTTCACGGCGGTCGCCTCCGCCGCTCTGCGTTTCCCGACCGCCGACTACTGGGGCCGCTGGCTGGAGGAACTCCTCGGCACGTTCGGCAGCTACCCGCTCAACGTGCTGCCCAAGGCGGTGGGCGGCCTCCTGACGTACGGCCTCCCCCTCGCGTTCGTCGCGTACTTCCCGGCCGCCGTCCTCACCGGCCACGGCCACAGCACCGGAGTCCCCTACTGGCTGGCGGCAGCCTCACCGGTGCTGGGCCTGCTGGCGTACCTCGGCTCGCGGCTGCTGTGGCGGTGGAGTCTGGGGCACTACACGGGGGTGAACGGGTGA
- a CDS encoding ABC transporter permease has protein sequence MAVLHAWRTARVTPLGELHTPPRMTAALLRLAVQVVLVASLWHGLYAHTGTTAGMTRDQAVTYAVLAVLASRLRELDQYAARDTVIQHMHFGTIVYWYLRPLSPQRYYALRALGEQLYGLAWALTGFAVCLAAGVVEPPGSAAVAGAFALSLLLGQWILYYVMLAIDQLCFFTLRNNAAMLILIFAQNLLSGVYAPLWFFPDWFVTMSGFLPFQATLSVPLSLYVGRIPLSDAVPALLVQAAWVAVLALFTRLVWRLAARQVISQGG, from the coding sequence ATGGCGGTCCTGCACGCCTGGCGCACGGCCCGTGTCACCCCGCTCGGCGAGTTGCACACCCCGCCCCGGATGACCGCAGCCCTGCTGCGACTGGCCGTCCAGGTGGTGCTGGTGGCATCGCTGTGGCACGGCCTGTACGCCCACACGGGAACCACCGCCGGGATGACCCGCGACCAGGCGGTCACCTATGCCGTGCTCGCCGTACTGGCCTCTCGACTACGGGAGTTGGACCAGTACGCGGCCCGGGACACCGTGATCCAGCACATGCACTTCGGCACCATCGTCTACTGGTACCTGCGCCCGTTGTCGCCCCAGCGCTACTACGCCCTGCGGGCACTGGGCGAGCAACTGTACGGTCTGGCCTGGGCGTTGACCGGCTTCGCCGTCTGCCTCGCTGCCGGAGTGGTGGAGCCGCCCGGGTCGGCCGCCGTGGCGGGGGCGTTCGCACTGAGCCTCCTGCTCGGCCAGTGGATCCTGTACTACGTCATGCTGGCCATCGACCAGCTGTGTTTCTTCACCCTGCGCAACAACGCGGCGATGCTCATTCTGATCTTCGCGCAGAACCTGCTGTCCGGGGTGTACGCGCCGCTGTGGTTCTTCCCCGACTGGTTCGTCACGATGAGCGGTTTCCTGCCGTTCCAGGCCACGCTGAGCGTTCCGCTGTCGCTCTACGTCGGTCGCATCCCGCTGTCGGACGCCGTTCCCGCGCTGCTGGTGCAGGCAGCCTGGGTGGCGGTGCTGGCCCTGTTCACCCGGCTGGTGTGGCGACTCGCCGCCCGCCAGGTCATCTCCCAAGGAGGCTGA
- a CDS encoding ABC transporter ATP-binding protein — MIGSIEVRDLSRTFHTTVRRPGLAGGLRSLVNPERVAKHAVCDITFDVAAGELLALLGPNGAGKSTTIKMLTGILTPTSGEARVAGVVPYRERERNARNIGAVFGQRTQLWWDLPVRESFAILRDIYEVPKTEHTVRLREFDNLLDLSSFWDTRVRHLSLGQRVRCDLAAALLHDPPVVFLDEPTIGMDVVVKEQVREFLRHQVEQRGRTVLLTTHDMTEVERLAERVVLINHGRLVLDGTLDEIRRKFGSTWQVRATLADPHAEVVALPGIAVLRHDGSRVVFGPDGPGAPTVHQALKSVIERYEVTDIALDEAELEDVMRAAYVQAGDA; from the coding sequence GTGATCGGCAGCATCGAGGTGCGCGACCTCTCCCGCACCTTCCACACCACCGTCCGCCGACCCGGCCTCGCCGGCGGCCTGCGCTCCCTGGTCAACCCGGAGCGGGTCGCCAAGCACGCCGTCTGCGACATCACCTTCGACGTGGCCGCCGGCGAACTCCTCGCCCTGCTCGGCCCCAACGGCGCCGGCAAGTCCACCACCATCAAGATGCTCACCGGCATCCTCACCCCCACCTCCGGCGAGGCACGCGTCGCCGGCGTCGTGCCGTACCGGGAACGGGAACGCAACGCCCGCAACATCGGCGCCGTGTTCGGGCAGCGCACACAGCTGTGGTGGGACCTCCCGGTGCGCGAGTCGTTCGCGATCCTGCGGGACATCTACGAGGTGCCGAAAACCGAACACACAGTCCGGCTACGGGAGTTCGACAATCTGCTCGACCTGTCCTCCTTCTGGGACACCCGTGTACGCCACCTCTCCCTCGGCCAGCGCGTGCGCTGCGACCTCGCGGCGGCGCTGCTCCACGACCCACCCGTCGTCTTCCTCGACGAGCCGACGATCGGGATGGACGTGGTGGTGAAGGAACAGGTCCGCGAGTTCCTGCGCCACCAGGTCGAACAGCGGGGCCGGACGGTCCTGTTGACCACGCACGACATGACGGAGGTCGAGCGGCTCGCCGAGCGCGTGGTGCTGATCAACCACGGACGGCTGGTCCTGGACGGCACCCTCGACGAGATCCGCCGCAAGTTCGGCTCGACATGGCAGGTGCGGGCCACCCTCGCCGACCCGCACGCCGAGGTCGTGGCTCTGCCCGGAATCGCGGTGCTGCGCCACGACGGCTCCCGCGTGGTGTTCGGACCGGACGGACCCGGCGCGCCGACGGTGCACCAGGCGCTGAAGTCGGTCATCGAACGGTACGAGGTCACCGACATCGCCCTCGACGAGGCCGAGTTGGAAGACGTGATGCGCGCCGCGTACGTGCAGGCCGGGGACGCGTGA
- a CDS encoding glycoside hydrolase family 2 TIM barrel-domain containing protein translates to MTFRTTAADYVENVSPGSGALPPRARYASSDAKSLSLNGSWRLRVSATADAEDDSFAEDGYDAGGWAEVAVPGHWVLQGDGAFGSPVYTNHLYPFPVDPPRVPTENPTGDHLKVFDLPEGWPDVSEGGFVLRFDGVESCARAWLNGRDIGEFKGSRVPHEFAVGHLLRPTGNVLAVRVHQWSAGSYLEDQDQWWLPGIFRDVTLLHRPAGSVLDFFVHASYDHVTGEGTLRVDSDVDGRVSVPALDIDVETGEAVTVPVEPWTAETPALYDGELVTEGERVPLRIGFRTVELADGLIKVNGRPILFKGVNRHEWHPETGRALDLETMRADVLLMKRHNINAVRTSHYPPHPAFLDLCDEYGLWVIDECDLETHGFVEQDWRDNPVDDDRWTPALLDRAARMVERDKNHPSVVIWSLGNEAGTGRGLTAMAEWIRDRDDSRLVHYEGDIDCRDTDVYSRMYAFHDEVERIGKGLDGGTHRRRQLPFILCEYAHAMGNGPGGLADYQRIFEAHERLQGAFVWEWIDHGIKHPELGYAYGGDFGEELHDGNFVCDGLVFPDRKPSPGLVEYKKVIEPVRIAGDGTGGTVRVTNAYDFSDLSHLAFEFSHQVDGLPTGARELTVGPLAPGQSTEIKLPAGPDGHGAEVQWTVRALLAEDTPWAPQGHTVAWGQETVAPRAPVTVAASAGPVAGERLITLGPGVFDARTGEPRTIGGVDVTGLRLDVWRAPTDNDDGASWQDDTRYGVLWRSYGLHRMRHRLDGVESGDDALTVRTRVAPAAREAGLRTVYRWTSDGTRLKLTVSVRPDGNWTVPLPRIGIRFGLASSAGHAQWFGGGPGEAYPDTGAAAMLGQWDGSIEEMQTPYLRPQENGARADVRWAELGGLRIEGDPEFWFSARRWTNEQLDAARHLTDLTPGDTVWVNLDHGQHGIGSQSCGPGPLPRYFLNAEPVEFSFVFSGID, encoded by the coding sequence ATGACCTTCCGCACCACGGCCGCCGACTACGTCGAGAACGTCTCGCCGGGCAGCGGGGCCCTGCCGCCCCGCGCCCGGTACGCCTCGTCGGACGCGAAGTCACTCTCACTCAACGGAAGTTGGCGACTGCGTGTGTCGGCGACCGCCGACGCCGAGGACGACTCGTTCGCCGAAGACGGTTACGACGCCGGAGGCTGGGCCGAGGTCGCGGTGCCGGGTCACTGGGTCCTCCAGGGCGACGGGGCTTTCGGCTCGCCCGTCTACACCAACCATCTCTACCCCTTCCCGGTCGACCCGCCCCGGGTGCCGACCGAGAACCCCACCGGCGACCACCTGAAGGTCTTCGACCTGCCCGAGGGATGGCCCGACGTTTCCGAAGGCGGTTTCGTTCTCCGTTTCGACGGCGTGGAGTCCTGCGCCCGTGCCTGGCTGAACGGCAGGGACATCGGCGAGTTCAAGGGCTCGCGGGTGCCGCACGAGTTCGCGGTGGGGCACCTGCTCAGGCCGACGGGCAACGTCCTCGCGGTCCGGGTCCACCAGTGGTCGGCGGGCTCGTACCTGGAGGACCAGGACCAGTGGTGGCTGCCCGGCATCTTCCGTGACGTCACCCTGCTGCACCGCCCGGCGGGCAGCGTGCTCGACTTCTTCGTGCACGCCTCCTACGACCATGTCACCGGTGAGGGCACCCTGCGCGTCGACTCCGATGTCGACGGGCGGGTGTCCGTGCCGGCTCTGGACATCGATGTCGAGACCGGGGAAGCGGTTACGGTACCGGTTGAGCCGTGGACGGCGGAGACGCCCGCGCTGTACGACGGTGAACTGGTGACGGAGGGCGAGCGGGTGCCCCTGCGCATCGGTTTCCGTACCGTCGAGCTCGCGGACGGCCTGATCAAGGTCAACGGCCGGCCGATCCTCTTCAAGGGCGTCAACCGGCACGAGTGGCACCCCGAGACGGGCCGGGCCCTCGACCTGGAGACGATGCGCGCGGACGTGCTGCTGATGAAGCGGCACAACATCAACGCCGTCCGCACCTCGCACTACCCGCCCCACCCGGCCTTCCTCGACCTGTGCGACGAGTACGGGCTGTGGGTGATCGACGAGTGCGACCTGGAGACCCACGGCTTCGTCGAGCAGGACTGGCGGGACAACCCCGTCGACGACGACCGCTGGACCCCCGCGCTCCTCGACCGTGCCGCCCGCATGGTCGAACGCGACAAGAACCACCCGTCGGTCGTCATCTGGTCCCTCGGCAACGAGGCCGGCACAGGGCGCGGTCTCACCGCGATGGCCGAGTGGATCCGCGACCGTGACGACTCGCGCCTCGTGCACTACGAAGGCGACATCGACTGCCGCGACACGGACGTCTATTCGCGCATGTACGCCTTCCACGACGAGGTGGAGCGGATAGGCAAGGGGCTGGACGGCGGCACCCACAGGCGACGCCAACTGCCCTTCATCCTCTGCGAGTACGCCCACGCCATGGGCAACGGACCGGGCGGACTTGCCGACTACCAGCGGATCTTCGAGGCGCACGAACGCCTCCAGGGCGCCTTCGTCTGGGAGTGGATCGACCACGGCATCAAGCACCCCGAGCTGGGCTACGCCTACGGCGGCGACTTCGGCGAGGAGCTGCACGACGGCAACTTCGTCTGCGACGGTCTGGTCTTCCCGGACCGGAAGCCGTCGCCGGGCCTGGTCGAGTACAAGAAGGTGATCGAGCCGGTCCGTATCGCGGGCGACGGCACGGGCGGGACCGTGCGGGTCACCAACGCGTACGACTTCTCGGACCTCTCCCATCTGGCGTTCGAGTTCTCCCACCAGGTGGACGGGCTTCCCACCGGCGCGAGGGAACTCACGGTCGGGCCCCTCGCCCCCGGGCAGTCGACCGAGATCAAGCTCCCGGCCGGCCCCGACGGTCACGGCGCCGAGGTCCAGTGGACGGTCCGCGCACTGCTCGCCGAGGACACCCCGTGGGCGCCCCAGGGTCATACGGTGGCGTGGGGCCAGGAGACCGTCGCCCCACGCGCACCCGTGACCGTCGCCGCGTCGGCGGGTCCCGTCGCCGGTGAGCGCCTGATCACGCTCGGCCCCGGTGTCTTCGACGCCCGTACCGGCGAACCGAGGACGATCGGCGGCGTCGACGTGACCGGGCTGCGACTGGATGTGTGGCGGGCGCCGACCGACAACGACGACGGCGCGTCCTGGCAGGACGACACGCGCTACGGCGTGCTGTGGCGCTCGTACGGTCTGCATCGCATGCGGCACCGCCTGGACGGCGTCGAGTCGGGTGACGACGCGCTGACCGTACGGACCCGGGTGGCACCGGCCGCCCGGGAGGCGGGCCTGCGCACCGTGTACCGCTGGACGTCCGACGGGACACGGCTGAAGCTGACCGTCTCCGTGCGACCCGACGGCAACTGGACGGTGCCGCTGCCCAGGATCGGCATCCGCTTCGGGCTGGCGTCCTCCGCGGGACACGCCCAGTGGTTCGGCGGTGGTCCCGGCGAGGCCTACCCGGACACCGGCGCCGCGGCCATGCTCGGCCAGTGGGACGGGAGCATCGAGGAGATGCAGACCCCGTACCTGCGCCCGCAGGAGAACGGCGCCCGGGCCGACGTCCGCTGGGCGGAGCTCGGCGGACTGCGGATCGAGGGCGACCCGGAGTTCTGGTTCTCCGCGCGGCGCTGGACGAACGAGCAGCTGGACGCGGCGCGGCACCTGACCGACCTCACACCCGGCGACACGGTCTGGGTCAACCTCGACCACGGCCAGCACGGCATCGGCTCCCAGTCGTGCGGCCCGGGCCCGCTCCCGCGGTACTTCCTGAACGCCGAACCCGTCGAGTTCTCCTTCGTCTTCTCGGGGATCGATTAA
- a CDS encoding carbohydrate ABC transporter permease encodes MPEVREPAPSSDKPRRAGRGGVMSSTGLYVATGVAGFFFLIPFYLLIRNALSTDAEITGENWKFFPTDIQWGNVSELFTDETVPFGQSLWNSAVVATLHTVGVLLVCSLAGYGLARIPYRHANKVFYAVLGTLMVPTAVTFVPSFVLVSSLGWVDTYRGLIIPGLFSGFTCFLFRQYFLGFPKELEEAARVDGLGYWGAYWRIVVPNSLNFFAAMATITFINGWNSFLWPLVIGQDPGSWTVQVALSNYMTNQTVVFHLIFMATAFSILPLVFVFLFLQRWLVQGIAQTGIKG; translated from the coding sequence ATGCCCGAGGTACGGGAACCCGCGCCGTCGTCGGACAAGCCCCGCCGCGCAGGTCGCGGCGGCGTGATGAGCTCCACCGGCCTCTATGTCGCCACCGGCGTCGCGGGCTTCTTCTTCCTCATCCCGTTCTATCTGCTGATCCGCAACGCCCTCTCCACCGACGCCGAGATCACCGGAGAGAACTGGAAGTTCTTCCCCACGGACATCCAGTGGGGCAACGTCAGCGAACTCTTCACCGACGAGACGGTGCCGTTCGGCCAGTCCCTGTGGAACTCCGCGGTGGTGGCCACCCTGCACACGGTCGGCGTCCTGCTGGTGTGCTCCCTCGCGGGCTACGGTCTCGCCCGCATCCCCTACCGGCACGCCAACAAGGTCTTCTACGCCGTCCTGGGCACCCTGATGGTCCCGACGGCGGTCACCTTCGTCCCGAGCTTCGTCCTGGTGTCGTCGCTCGGCTGGGTGGACACCTACCGGGGTCTCATCATTCCGGGCCTGTTCAGTGGTTTCACCTGCTTCCTGTTCCGGCAGTACTTCCTGGGGTTCCCCAAGGAGCTGGAGGAGGCGGCGCGGGTGGACGGACTGGGCTACTGGGGTGCGTACTGGCGCATCGTGGTGCCCAACTCGCTGAACTTCTTCGCGGCGATGGCGACCATCACCTTCATCAACGGCTGGAACTCCTTCCTGTGGCCGCTGGTCATCGGCCAGGACCCGGGTTCGTGGACCGTTCAGGTCGCGCTCTCCAACTACATGACCAACCAGACCGTCGTCTTCCATCTGATCTTCATGGCCACCGCCTTTTCCATCCTGCCCCTGGTGTTCGTGTTCCTCTTCCTCCAGCGCTGGCTGGTCCAGGGGATCGCACAGACAGGCATCAAGGGCTGA